In Brachybacterium fresconis, the genomic stretch TCCCCCTCGCGCCGCACGGCGAGATGGGCGGACAGCGAACCGGGGGCCTCCCGATGGCGTCCCAGCACGAGCTCCTCCCGGTACAGCAGCCGGGCCCGTGGGGCGAGCTGGGCGTCGATCACATGGTGGTGGTGGCAGTTCGCGGCGGCGATCACCGGTTCGGGCAGCCAGATGCAGGTGGCGCCGTCCTCGACCCGCACCCGCGTGACCCACCGCGACTGCTCACCGTGCGGGCCGGGCAGCACCAGGGTCGCGCCGACATCGCGGAGCACCAGCGTGGATCCTTCGCGGACGTGGATGTCCAGCAGGTAGGTGTCTCCGCCGACGGGCCCGGCCGCGCTCGCCGACATCCGGATGCGGGCGGCGTCGCCCCCGCGGACGAAGGGCTCCTCACCGCTGGCGATCGTGGGGCGGGGCGACAGCGGGGTGTCGGCACGCAGCCGGGAGATGGCCGTGCGCCCGCGGCGCAGCTCGGTGGAGATCACCGCGTGGCACAGGAACGCGCCGCGCCGGGTGCGCCGCCGCTGCCGGGAGGGCTCGGTCTGCGCGAAATCGGGAAGCTCCGGCGACTCCGGCGGACCCGCCAGCGCGTCAGGAGGCGAAGAGACGCTGGTCATGGTGCACATGCAGCTCGGCGGCGATATCGGACAGGGGCGCGGTGAGCGCGGGTAGCTCGTGGGGGCTGCGGGCCGCGAAGGTCGTGGCGGTCGCGGCCAGCTCGTCGAGCTCCTCGGCCAGCTCCGCCAGGCAGCGGTGGGTGGCGAACGGGTCGATGCTCATCAGCTTCACGGCGGCGACCGCGGGGGTGGCCGCGGCCTCGTACAGCACGAGCCCGGCGGCGTCGCGGGCGTCGAGCCCGAGGGAGGCGGCCACGACGCCGTAGGCGATCGGCTGTTGGAGCACGGGACCGGCGGCCTCGAGCACGGGGCCCTGCGCGGGCGTGATCGAGCGCATCGCCCGCAGCAGCATCCGGCCCAGGTCCCGGGCGATCCGGCGCAGGGCGGGCGAGGGGGTGCGTGCGACCAGCTCGCGGTCCAGCTCCGCCAGCGCGGGGCCGAGGGCAGCGAGGTCCTCGTCGTCCATCGCCGTGCGGGTGCGGTGCTGGGCCGCCGCGGCGAAGGCGGCGCTGACCAGGCCGGTGGTGTGGATGCGGCCGCGCAGGTAGGCGGCGAGATCCTCCGCGGAGCGGACCCAGCCGCGGGCGATCGCCTGCTCGAGCCCCGCGGAGTGCGCGTAGCCGCCGGCGGGCAGGCGGCCGTCGCCGAGCAGCAGCAGGGCCGCGGAGCGGGTGATGTCGGAGGGCGGGGGCGCGAGCATCGTCAGAACAGGAAGTACCGCTGCGCCATGGGCACGAACTCAGCCGGTTCGTGCTCGATCAGCTCCCCGTTGATCCGCACCGCGTAGGTGTCGGGGTCCACCTCGATCTTCGGCCGGGCGGTGTTCAGCGGAAGATCGTCCTTGGTGACCTTCCGGGTCGAGGTGATCGGCACGATCTCGTGGTCCACGCCCATCCGCTCGACGACGCCGCTGTCCATCGCCAGTTCGGAGACGAAGGCGAGGCTCGTGGCCCCGGCCGCCTTGGTGTGGGCGTTGAAGCCGAGCCGCCCGTGCACGGGCTGCGGGGTGGGGATCGAGGCGTTCGGGTCGCCGATCGCGGCGACCGCCGCCATCCCGCCCTTGAACACGGCCGAAGGGCGCACGCCGAACAGCGAGGGCTGCCACAGCACGAAGTCGGCCAGCTTGCCCACCTCGATCGAGCCGACGTGCCGGTCGATCCCGTGCGCGACCGCCGGAGCGATCGTGTACTTGGCGACGTAGCGGCGCGCGCGGTGGTTGTCGGCTGCGGAGTCGCCGTCGGCCAGTCCGCGCACCCGCTTCATCTGGTGGGCCGTCTGCCAGGTGCGCATGATCGTCTCGCCGATGCGGCCCATCGCGAGCGAGTCCGAGCTCATGATCGACAGCGCCCCCATGTCCTGCAGCACGTCCTCCGCGGCGATCGTGCCGGCGCGCACCCGGGACTGGGCGAAGGAGAGGTCGTTGGGGATCTGGGGGTTGAGGTGATGGGCGACCATCACCATGTCCAGGTGCTCGTCGACGGTGTTGACCGTGTACGGACGCGTGGGGTTGGTCGAGGCCGGCAGCACGTTGCGCTCGGAGGCGACCTTGATGATGTCCGGGGCGTGGCCGCCGCCGGCGCCCTCGGTGTGGAAGGCGTGGAAGGTCCGCCCGTCGACCGCCTTCAGCATGTCCTCGACGAAGCCGGCCTCGTTGAGGGTGTCGGAGTGGATGGCGACCTGCACGCCGGTGGCGTCGGCGATCTGCAGCGTCTTGTCGATCACGGCGGGGGTCGCGCCCCAGTCCTCGTGGATCTTGAAGCCGCCCATCCCGGCGCGGACCTGCTCCAGCAGCGCCTCGTCGTTCATGGCGTTGCCGCGGCCCAGGAACATGAAGTTCACCGGCCAGGGGTCCAGCCCCTGGAACATCTTCTCCAGCCACCAGGCGCCCGGGGTGGCCAGGGCCGCCTTGGACCCCTCGGCCGGGCCGGTGCCGCCGCCGATCACGGTGGTGACGCCGGCGTTCAGGCCCACCTTCAGCTGGTCGGGGGTGACGTAGTGGACGTGGGTGTCGATCGCCCCGGCGGTCATGATCATGCCGTTGCCGGCCATCACCTCGGTGGAGGGACCGATCACGAGGGACTCGTCGACCCCGTCCATCACATCGGGGTTGCCGGCCTTGCCGATCCCGCAGAACCTCCCATCCCGGATGCCGACGTCGGCCTTGACGATCCCCCAGTGATCGAGGATGACCACCCCGGTGATCACCAGGTCCGGGGTGCCCTCGGCGCGGGTGCGGGCGGACTGCAGCATCGACTCGCGGATCGATTTGCCGCCCCCGAAGACGGCTTCGTCGCCGCCGATGTACTGGTCCTCCTCCACCTGGATGACGAGGTCGGTGTCCGCCAGGCGGATGCGGTCTCCGGTCGTCGGGCCGTAGCTGGCGACGTACTCGGCACGAGGGATCTCAGGCATCGAGCGGTCCTCCGCTTTCCCCGCGGAAGCCCCGCGCGATGCGGGCTCCGCGATAGTCGATCAGCTCCACGTCCTCGTCGGCCCCGGGCTCGAAGCGCACGGAGCCGCCGGAGACGATGTTCAGGCGCTTGCCCCAGGCGGCGGAGCGGTCGACGTCCAGCGCGGGATTGACCTCGGCGAAGTGGAAGTGGGAGCCGACCTGGATCGGTCGGTCGGCGGTGTTGACGACCCGCAGGGAGATCGCGGTGGCGCCCTCGTTGATCCGGACCGGGCCGTCGGCCAGCAGGACCTCGCCGGGGATCACCGGGGCCCGCTGATCCACGATGTCGTCGGTGGTGCGTCGAGGGGCCTGGCGGGCGCTGGTCCCCGCGCGGCGCGGCTCGCTGGGGGCACCGACGCCGGAGGCACCCGGGGTGGGGGTCTGCTCGTACTCGCGCCCGGGATCATCCGAGGTGTGGGCCGCGGTGCTCGCCGTGTCCGGGTCGTCCGGCGTCAGCTGCGGGTTGTCGAAGGGGTTGGCCTCCATCTCGGGGGCGGCGGCCGGATCCTGCGGGGGCTTCTCGTTGCTCATGGCTCTCCTGCCTCACTGCACCGGGTCGGTGACCGTGACGAGCTTCGTCCCATCGGGGAAGGTCGCTTCGACCTGCACCTGGGCGAGCATCTCGGGGACGCCTTCCATGACGTCGTCACGGCCCAGCACGTAGCGGCCGCCCTCCATCAGGTCTGCGACCGACTGGCCGTCCCGGGCGCCCTCGAGCAGGTAGGACGTGATCAGGGCCGTGGCCTCGGGGAGGTTGAGCGTGAGGCCGCGCTCCTTGCGCTCGAGCGCCAGCTTGCCGGCCATGTGGACCATGAGCCGTTCCTGCTCGTGCATGCTCAGAAACATCCGACCCTCCACCCTCGCGGCGACAAGGACCTCATAGTCTCCCGTCGCCGCGACGGGGTCAATCCGAGGTGCATCGGCGAGCCGGGGTCGGGCAGGTGTGCCGGTGATGAGGGGTGGGGCGGGGGTGCCTGGTCGGGTACGGGCGATATAGCGGGCGCCCTGCCCATATAGGCACCGTGTCCGCCATGCTGCCAGTACTCGACGATGCCCGCTGCAGCCGGGCGACGTCGTGGACGGCGATCGCGGGAGCGGAAGGGCGCAGGAGCTCCAGGCGCCGGCCTCGGCCTGGTCTCTGCCGCTCGCGAGCTCGCAGCACGTCGATCAGGCTCTGCTTGCTGACTGATCTCCTGCCGCTCGCGAGCTCGCAGCACGTCGATCAGTCGACGACGCCGAACAGCCGGTCGCCGGCGTCGCCGAGGCCGGGCACGATGTAGCCGTTCTCGTCGAGCTTCTCGTCGATGGAGGCGGTGACGACGGTCAGGTCGACCGCCGGATCCAACTGCTCGTCCAGGGCCTTCAGTCCCTCCGGGGCGGCCAGCAGGGTCACGCAGGTGATGTCGCGGGCGCCGCGCTCATGGAGGTACTCGCAGGAGGCGATGAGGGTGTGCCCGGTGGCGAGCATCGGGTCGAGCACGAAGCACTGGCGGCCGGAGAGGTCGTCCGGCAGACGGTTCGCGTAGGTGGTGACCTCGAGGGTCTCGTCGTTGCGGACCATGCCCAGGAAGCCGACCTCCGCGGTCGGCAGCAGCCGGGTGAGGCCGTCGAGCATGCCGAGGCCGGCGCGCAGGATCGGCACCACCATCGGCTTGGGGTTGGTCAGCCGGGTGCCGGTCATCGTGGTCACCGGGGTCTCGATCTGCACCGGAGCGACGGCGACGTTGCGGGTCGCCTCGTAGGCCAGCAGGGTCACGAGCTCATCGGCGAGCTGGCGGAACACCGAGGAATGGGTGGCGCGATTGCGCAGCACCGACAGCTTGTGGGCAACGAGGGGGTGGTCGATCTCCAGGACGCGCATAGGGGTGAATCTACCGGATACGAAGTGCGCAAGATCGGTCGGGCAGGGACCTCGCCGCTGTGCGGATACTTGCACCATGCGCGACACCGATCCTCTGCGCCGTCTCCTCGATGCCGTCCTCGAGGAGGGCGACGGCTCGCTCGAGGCCATGGCCTCCGGCGCTCACCTCTCCCCTTTCTACTTCCAGCGCACCGTCCGGGCGGGCGCCGGGGAGTCCCCGTCGATGATCCGCCGACGGGTGCTGCTCGAGCAGGCCGCCTGGCGCCTCCAGCGCGGCACCGCCGTGACCGACGCCGCCCTCGAGGCCGGCTACGACTCGGTCGATGGCTTCTCCCGTGCCTTCCATCGCGCCTTCGGCTGCGCACCCTCGCGGCTCCCGCCCGCGGTGGAGCGAGGGCACTGGCTGCCGGCCCCCAACGGCCTGCACTTCCACTCGCCGACGGTGCTGTACCTCGCGGCCGACGGGACGAGCGAGGTCTCCTCCGGGGACGTGACGCTGCTGATGGTCGAGCACGATCTCGAGGACATCGAGGCCCTGCTGGCCGTGACGCAGGAGCTGTCCGCCGAGGAGCTCGACCGGGTGCGGCTGCCCGGTCACCGCCCCCGGTTCTTCGACGGGTCCGAGGAGACCATCGCCCAGACCCTCCGCCACCTCGTGCTCAGCAGAGAGCCGTGGCTGGCGGCCGTCGCGGGGGAGGAGGAGCCGGACCTCGGCGGGCCCTCCGATCCTGCTGCCCTGCGCGAGCGCCACGCCCGCACCGGCGCCCGCTGGCTCGCCCTGATGCGAGAGATCCGGAGCCGCGGCGCCTGGCAGGACCGGGTCATCGATGCGCTGTGCGATCCGCCCGAGAGCTTCCTGATCGGCCAGATCGTGGCCCACGAGCTCACCTTCTCCGCCCACCGCCGCCAGAGCCTGCGGTGGATGCTGGCCGATGCCGGCGCGGACCTCGCCCACCCGGCCCTCGACCCCGACCCGATCCTCTGGCACCGACGACGTACAGGAGACCAGCCATGACCGCCTACCGCTACTTCACCGCGACCACCCTCGACGGGTTCCTCGCCGACGAGCACGACAGCCTGGACTGGCTGCTGTCCCAGCCCACCGGGACCGACGGCATCCTTCCCTACGACGACTTCATCTCCGACATCGGTGCCGTCGTCGTGGGGCGCACCACCTACCAGTGGGTCCTCGACCACTCCGAGACCGTCGACGGCGCCTGGGTCTTCACCCAGCCCTCGTTCGTGTTCACCCACCGCTCCCTCGCGTCCACGGCCGAGGACATCACCTCGCTCTCGGGATCTCCTGCGCAGCACCGCGCCTCCCTCGAGGCCGCGGCCGACGGGATGGACATCTGGATCGTCGGCGGCGGCGACCTGGCTGCGGAGTTCGCCCGGGCGGGCATGCTCGATGAGATCTTCGTGTCGATCGCACCGGTGACGCTCGGGGCCGGCAAGCCCCTGCTCGGCGGGCGCTTTGACCTCGAGCTGCAGGATCACGGGACCAACGGGGCGCTGCTCGAGGCGCGCTACCGCGTGGTGGGGGAGCGGGACTGAACGCCTCCGCCGTGGACACGCCACAATGACCCCATGACCGATGACGAGCTGATGGGCCTGGCGATCGACGAGGCCCGCGCGGCCGCCGCCCGCGAACCGGCCGATGTGCCGATCGGCGCGGTCGTCGTCGGTCCTGACGGGACTGTGCTCGCCGCCGCCGGGAACCGACGCGAGGCCGACGAGGACCCCACCGCCCACGCCGAGATCCTCGCCCTGCGTGAGGCCGCGAGGGCAACGGGACGCTGGAACCTCACCGGGTGCACGCTCGTGGTCACCCTCGAGCCGTGCACCATGTGCGCCGGCGCGATCGTCCTGGCCCGCACCCGGCGCGTGGTCGTCGGCGCCCCCGATCCGAAGGCCGGGGCCGCCGGTTCCCTCTACGACCTGGTGCGCGAACCTCGGCTGAACCACCGCGCGGAACTGATCACCGGGGTGCGCGAGCAGGAGTGCGGCGATCTGCTGCGGGACTTCTTCCGGTCCCGGCGGAACAGGGGCGGGGGTGTGGACGGGGCGCGGACCTCGTGAATCCTCGAAGAAGAGCGAGTGGTGCCCACGAATGGCCGGGCACAGGTTGACCAGATGTCGAGATCTGGTCGACCAGCACTCTTCCGTGGTGGTCATCTGGGGCGTACCATCGAGCCATGAGCGCATCCGTCGAGGCAGGAAGCGGAGCTGAGCGCCCGCAGCAGGTGGTGAAGGTCCAGGAGGCCAAGACCCGCCTGTCTTCCCTGTTGCGCGAGGTCGAAGCGGGGGGCGAGATCACCATTGCGCGGGGCGGCACCGCAGTCGCCCGTCTTGTCCCGGTCGGACCGGTCACGAGGGCGGACCGCCGTCGTCCGATGGGGTTCTTGCAGTACAGCCTTCCCGACACGTTCTTCGACGATCTGCCGGACGAGGAGCTGCAGGCGTGGGAGGGCGGCGCGTGACTGAGCTGCTCGTCGACACGCATGTGCTCATCTGGGCGATGGCCGATCCGCAGAAGCTCACGTCTGCTGCGGACGCCGCGCTCGCCGATCCGGACACGGTGGTCTGGGTGTCGGCGGCGTCCGCGTGGGAGATCGCCACCAAGGTGCGGATCGGCAAGCTGGCGGGGGCGGAGTCGCTCGTTCTCGACTACGCGCAGCATCTCGAGCGGTGGTACGCCACGCCGTTGCCCCTGGACTCCGCCGACTCGCTCCTGGCCGGTTCCATCGCGTGGGACCACCGGGATCCCTTCGACAGGATGATCGTCGCGCAGGCGATCCGTCGTGGTCTCCCGCTGGTCAGCGCGGACAAGGTCTTCGACGGGCTGCGGGGGGTCGAGCGCATCTGGTGATCGTGACATCGGCTGCCACCGTGGTCGATACGAGCTTCGCCGAGGGCGCCGCGGGCTGATCCCGACCAGGGCACACTGGGGGCATGGCGACTCCTGCCCGACGACGATCCGCGGTCATCACCGCCCTGGTGGTGGTGCTCGTCGGGATGCTCCTGTATGCCGGGGCGATCTGGGTGGCGCCGACGGAGCGCTCCGACGGCGTGTGCGAGGGCATCGGATTCGGCTGCTCGCCCGCGCCCCAGGACGCCCTCATTCTCCTCGCGGTGATCGCCGTGCTCCCGATGATGGTGTGCATGGTCGCCACCTGCACCGTGGGCATCCTGGCGCTGCTGCGCTGGACCCGCCTTCCGGGGGTCGTCGTCGGTCTGATCGGCACGATCGGCGGCGCGCTCGTCTCCGCGGTGGTGACCCTGGGGTTCGTGATACTGATCTGAAGCCGGAGGCAGTGCTGGGCGCAGGGTCGTGCGGCGGTCAGATCCAGCCCTGCCGGCGAGCGATCGCCACCGCCTCGTGCCGGTTCGCGGCCTGCAGCTTCGCCTGTGCGCTGGAGAGATAGTTGCGCACGGTGCCCTCGGCCAGGTGCGCACGTCGGGCGATCTGTTCGATGGCGGCGCCGTCGGCCGCGTACTCGAGCACATCGGCCTCCCGCGGCGTGAGCGGCGAGTCCCCCGAGGAGATCGTCTCCGCAGCCAGCTCCGGATCGATCACCCGGCGCCCGGCGGCCACCGAGCGCACTGCGCGGGCCAGCTGATCGGCCGAGGTGGTCTTGGGGAGAAACCCCAGCACGCCCTGGGCGAGGGCCCTCTTGAGGTAGCCGGGCCGGGCGTGCGAGGTGAGGATCAGGCAGCGGGTGTCGGGGGAGAGCTCGGCGATCCGGGTGGCGAGCTCGAGCCCGTCGCCGTCGGGCAGCTGCAGGTCGAGCACCGCGACGTCCGGCTGCTCGGCCCGGGCCAGGCGCTCGCCGTCGGCGACCGTGGCGGCCTCCCCGCGCACGTCGAGGTCGGCCTCGAGGGACAGCATCGTGGCCAGTGCAGAGCGGATCAGGTTCTCGTCGTCGACGAGGATCACGCGCAGCGGGACGGGGCCAGCAGGGGATTCAGCGGTCATCGTGTGCCTCCCGGGGCATCGAAGCGGACATCGAGGGTGAAGGTGCCGTCCTCGCGATGGGTGCTCAGGGTGGCGCGCGGGCCCAGGCGCTCGCGCATCCCGGTCAGCCCGCTGCCCTCGTGCACCTCGCGGGGGCCAGGGGCGCCGTCGTTGACCAGGGTGACTCCGGACGGGTGCAGGCTGATCATCACGGTCGACGGATCCCCGTGGCGCAGGATGTTGGTGCCTCCCTCGCGCAGCACCCACGCGGCGGTGCCCGCGTGCCGGGCCGGGACGTCCTCGGCGTCGCCCTCGATCGTGACCGTCGCGTGCGCCGAGCGCAGCAGGGATGCGGTGCCGCGCAGCTCGGTGGCCAGGTCCGCCTCCCGGTAGCCGCGCACCAGAGCCCGGATCTCCGCCAGGGAGGTGCGGGCGATCTGCGCCGCTTCGCGGCCGTGCTCGACGGCGCGGGGATCCTGCCGCTCGGCCAGCTGCGCCACCAGTTCGGCCTTCACCGCGATCACCGAGAGGTCGCGCCCGGTCACGTCGTGCAGGTCCCGGGCGAAGCGCAGCCGCTCCTCCGCGACGGCGAGCTGGGCCTGCGCCTGGCGGGCGGTGTCGAGCTCGCGCACCATCGCGGCCAGCCACAGCGACAGCCGGGTCATGATCACCGCGGCGACCACGAGCGTGGCGGGAGAGATCGCCTCGGTGAGAGATCCCGACAGCGCGGCCGCCACCGCCCCGAAGATCAGCGTGCACGCCATCCCGATCTCCCAGCGCCACCGGATGGCTGCGGTGGTGACCAGCAGGGACAGCGAGATGAGCAGCAGGCGGGGATCTGCGCCGCCGAGCAGGACCGTCCCCGTGATCAGCACCGAGGGCGCGCCCGTGGCCGCGAGGGTGAGATCGGTGGGGAGGCGACCCACCTGGGGCAGGTCCCACCGGTCCCGGGCGGTGGAGGGCTCGGCCGCGGCCCAGACGGCGAGGGCGCGCCACCCCGACCAGGCGCCCAGGCCGATCTGAAGGGTCACGGCCGCTGAGGAGATCGGGTCGGCGGCGAAGGCCTGCGGGACGCTGAGGCCGGCGAACAGCGCGACGCCCAGCGGGAGCATCACCAGCACCCCGACGACGGACCATGCCGTATAGGCGAAGAAGACGCTCCACTGGCGGCCCAGGGTGCTGTCGCCGAGGGTGGTGTCCACGTCTGTCCTCCTGGGGTGGTCGCAGGGAGCCTATCGGAGCCGGGGCGAGCAGGAGACCTCAGACGATGGCGCCGAGGAACAGGCTGCCGAAGACGCCGAAGACGGCACCCCAGAGGATGATCGAGATGCCCATCCACAGGTAGACCTTCCCGCGAGCGGCGCCGAGGGCGACCAGGGCGGGGCCGGAGAGCTGCGAGGCGACGACGATCGGGCCCAGCAGGCACACGCCGGGCACGCCGTACTTGTCCAGTGCTGCAGCGACCTTCGCGCGGAACCGGGACGGCCGGCGCTCCGCCGGCGCCTTCTCCGCTGCTGCGAGCTCGCCCCGGCGCCGGCCCAGGCCCGAGGCGACGGCGTCCCGCGCCCGAGAGCTCAGGGCGATCGCGGCGAAGGTGGCGATCAGATTCCCGATCACGGCCGCGGGGATCGCCAGCGCCGGGTGGATGCCGAGGCTGGTGCCCAGGAAGCTGCCGAGGTAGGACTCGATGAAGGGGATCGCGCCGACGGGCACGAGGACGAGGGTCTGCAGCCACGGGTCGAGGCCGGAGACGAGGGTGTGGAGCTGGGCGAGGAGGTCCTGGAACATGGCGGGAATCCTTTCGGTGGATGATGTCTCCAGTGTTCCGAGGACCGGGGCCGGCCAGTAGGGCGAGGGGTCACCGGCGCCGATGGGTCGTGCATGCATCACCCATGAGAAATGTCAGGGCGCGTGTCGTCCCGGAGCCGCGGGCGGGCCGCACCGGATCTGCCGCGGGTCCCGGAATCAGAAATTGAGCTGACGTGCTGGCCAGGACGCGATACACCTGGGGTCATGGCATACCTCGACATCGCGGGCATCGACTACACGCTGGCCGACGGCAGACCCTTGCTGCGCGACGTCTCCTTCCGGGTGGGAGAAGCCGCACGAGTCGCCCTCATCGGTGCCAACGGCGCCGGCAAGACCACCCTGCTGCGCCTCATCACCGGCGATCTGGCCCCGGATTCCGGGGCCATCACCCAGGACGGGACCCTGGGAGTCATGCGCCAGTTCCTCGCCGGCGGCACGGTGCGCGAGCTGCTGCTGTCGGTGGCTCCGCCGGCCCTGCGGCGGGCGGGAGAGGCCGTGGACCGGGCGGAGCGGGCGATGGAGCGGACGGCCTCGACGACGTCGCAGATGGAGTACGCGAATGCCCTCACCGCCTGGGGCGAGGTCGGCGGATACGAGGCCGAGGTCCTCTGGGACGTCTGCACGGTCGCAGCCCTCGGCGCGACGTTCGAGGGCTGTCGGGACCGTCCCGTCCCGTCGCTGTCCGGCGGGGAGCAGAAGCGGCTCGCCCTGGAGGCCCTGCTGCGCGGGCCCGACGAGATGCTGCTGCTGGACGAGCCGGACAACTTCCTGGACGTGCCCGGCAAGCGCTGGCTCGAGGAGCGCCTGGTCGAGTCCGGCAAGAGCGTGCTGTACGTCAGCCACGACCGCGAACTGCTCGCCCGGACCGCGACCGCGATCGTCACGCTCGAGCTGGGCGGGGCCGGGAACACCGCCTGGACGCATGCGGGCGGCTTCGCGACCTACCAGGAGGCGCGCGAGAAGCGATTCGAGCGGCTCGAGGAGCTGCGTCGACGCTGGGACGAGGAGCAGACGAAGCTGCGCGACCTGGTGCAGATGTACAAGCAGAAGGCCGCCTACAACTCCGACATGACCTCCCGGTATCGCGCGGCGCAGACCCGGCTGGCCCGTTTCGAGGAGGCCGGGCCGCCGCAGGCCGTCCCGCGCGAGCAGAAGCTCGGCATGCGCCTGCGCGGTGGTCGCACGGGCAAGCGCGCGATCGTGTGCGAGGACCTCGAGCTGACGGATCTCATGCTCCCCTTCGACCTCGAGGTCCGCTTCGGCGACCGGGTCGCCGTGCTGGGCTCCAACGGATCGGGCAAGTCCCACTTCCTGCGGCTGCTCGCCGCCGGGGGCAGCGATCCCGAGCCCGAGCACCTCCCGGTCTCCGACGTGCCGATCGACCCCGTGGAGCACACGGGCACGGCCCGGCTCGGGGCCCGGGTGCGCCCCGGCTGGTTCGCGCAGACCCACGGTCGGGCCGACCTCGCCGGACGGACCCTGCTGTCGATCCTGCACCGCGGGGACGAGCACCGCGCGGGCAGGCCCCGGGAGGAGGCCGCCCGGGTGCTGGCGCGCTACGAGCTCGCACGCGCCGCCGAGCAGACCTTCGACTCGCTCTCCGGCGGCCAGCAGGCGCGCTTCCAGATCCTCCTGCTCGAACTGGGCGGCGCGACCCTGCTGCTGCTCGATGAGCCCACCGACAACCTCGATCTCGAATCCGCCGAGGCGCTCCAGCAGGCCCTCGCCACCTTCGAGGGGACCGTCGTCTCGGTCACCCACGATCGCTGGTTCGTCCGGGACGTCGACCGGTTCCTGATCTTCGGCGGGGACGGGGAGGTCTACGAGTCCGACGTGCCCGTCTGGGA encodes the following:
- a CDS encoding sensor histidine kinase — encoded protein: MDTTLGDSTLGRQWSVFFAYTAWSVVGVLVMLPLGVALFAGLSVPQAFAADPISSAAVTLQIGLGAWSGWRALAVWAAAEPSTARDRWDLPQVGRLPTDLTLAATGAPSVLITGTVLLGGADPRLLLISLSLLVTTAAIRWRWEIGMACTLIFGAVAAALSGSLTEAISPATLVVAAVIMTRLSLWLAAMVRELDTARQAQAQLAVAEERLRFARDLHDVTGRDLSVIAVKAELVAQLAERQDPRAVEHGREAAQIARTSLAEIRALVRGYREADLATELRGTASLLRSAHATVTIEGDAEDVPARHAGTAAWVLREGGTNILRHGDPSTVMISLHPSGVTLVNDGAPGPREVHEGSGLTGMRERLGPRATLSTHREDGTFTLDVRFDAPGGTR
- a CDS encoding ABC-F family ATP-binding cassette domain-containing protein, translated to MAYLDIAGIDYTLADGRPLLRDVSFRVGEAARVALIGANGAGKTTLLRLITGDLAPDSGAITQDGTLGVMRQFLAGGTVRELLLSVAPPALRRAGEAVDRAERAMERTASTTSQMEYANALTAWGEVGGYEAEVLWDVCTVAALGATFEGCRDRPVPSLSGGEQKRLALEALLRGPDEMLLLDEPDNFLDVPGKRWLEERLVESGKSVLYVSHDRELLARTATAIVTLELGGAGNTAWTHAGGFATYQEAREKRFERLEELRRRWDEEQTKLRDLVQMYKQKAAYNSDMTSRYRAAQTRLARFEEAGPPQAVPREQKLGMRLRGGRTGKRAIVCEDLELTDLMLPFDLEVRFGDRVAVLGSNGSGKSHFLRLLAAGGSDPEPEHLPVSDVPIDPVEHTGTARLGARVRPGWFAQTHGRADLAGRTLLSILHRGDEHRAGRPREEAARVLARYELARAAEQTFDSLSGGQQARFQILLLELGGATLLLLDEPTDNLDLESAEALQQALATFEGTVVSVTHDRWFVRDVDRFLIFGGDGEVYESDVPVWDEGRVARPRA